A genome region from Euphorbia lathyris chromosome 4, ddEupLath1.1, whole genome shotgun sequence includes the following:
- the LOC136226521 gene encoding large ribosomal subunit protein uL6, which produces MKTILSSETMDIPEGVKIKVNAKVIEVEGPRGKLTRNFKHLNLDFQLIKDEETGNRKLKIDAWFASRKTSAAIRTALSHVENLITGVTKGYRYKMRFVYAHFPINASIPNTNNAIEIRNFLGEKKVRKVDMLEGVTVVRSEKVKDELVLDGNDIELVSRSAALINQKCHVKKKDIRKFLDGIYVSEKGAVVVEEN; this is translated from the exons atgaagacaaTCCTTTCCTCCGAGACGATGGACATCCCCGAGGGTGTCAAAATCAAGGTGAACGCCAAGGTAATTGAGGTTGAGGGGCCTCGAGGAAAGCTCACCCGCAACTTCAAGCATCTGAATCTCGACTTTCAGCTGATCAAAGACGAGGAAACAGGGAATCGCAAGCTAAAGATCGACGCTTGGTTTGCCTCTAGGAAGACCAGCGCCGCCATCCGTACCGCTCTTAGCCACGTGGAGAATCTTATCACCGGTGTCACCAAGGGATACCGTTACAAGATGAGATTTGTTTACGCTCATTTTCCGATCAATGCCTCGATCCCAAACACCAATAACGCGATTGAGATCCGAAACTTCCTTGGGGAGAAGAAG GTAAGGAAAGTTGATATGCTCGAGGGAGTAACTGTTGTTCGATCTGAGAAGGTCAAGGATGAGTTAGTATTGGATGGAAATGATATTGAGCTTGTGTCCCGTTCTGCCGCCTTGATAAACCAG AAATGCCATGTTAAGAAGAAAGATATCAGGAAATTCCTTGACGGTATCTATGTTAGTGAGAAAGGAGCAGTGGTCGTTGAAGAAAATTAG